A genomic window from Spodoptera frugiperda isolate SF20-4 chromosome 29, AGI-APGP_CSIRO_Sfru_2.0, whole genome shotgun sequence includes:
- the LOC118268295 gene encoding arylsulfatase J-like has translation MGLLSVLPVLIFTGFIASYCDASKPNIVFILADDLGWNDVSFHGSDQILTPNIDSLAYSGVAFGRYYSHAICTPSRAALLTGKYSYKTGMQGNPLGMSEDRSIPTNVRLLPQYFKDVGYSTHLVGKWHAGSSRREYLPTSRGFDTYIGHRGGYIDYYEYTVTEVWEDGPVSGLALFRNLTAAWDVEGYITDVYTEEAVKVIDDHDSSNPLFLMVTHNAPHAGGDTVVLQAPPEVVRELRYIESPDRRMYAAMVKKLDDSVGDIVKALQDKGILENTIIVFAADNGGMTTGLFANYASNYPLRGIKMSPYEGGVRVVGLLWSANLNNTNHYWDGYMHVTDWLPTLLSAAGVEPPTDIDGVDQWESINSNSASQRKTMVEIDDYTGYASITYGDYKMITGEPIQSHSEYLGGDLRGLIGSPPSYIDTIADSKVFGALHSIGRTFDMDFLSLRNKTIINCDASATSICYPSNDTVCLFNIIEDPCETTDLSSTYPELVTTMQALLDIEMSKRIPRIAPASIDRMSAPSLHNYTWDTWIN, from the exons ATGGGACTTCTTAGTGTGCTGCCGGTCCTTATATTCACCGGCTTCATAGCATCCTACTGTGATGCAAGCAAGCCAAACATCGTTTTTATACTGGCTGATGATCTG gGATGGAACGACGTCAGTTTTCACGGCTCGGATCAAATTTTGACACCAAACATTGACTCGTTGGCGTATTCCGGAGTGGCATTCGGGAGGTACTACAGCCACGCGATATGTACTCCTTCACGAGCTGCACTCCTTACTGGaaaatattcatataagacag GAATGCAAGGCAATCCTCTGGGAATGAGTGAAGATCGGAGTATTCCCACCAATGTGAGGTTATTACCACAATATTTCAAAGACGTCGGTTATTCAACTCATTTGGTTGGTAAATGGCATGCGGGCAGTTCCAGGCGAGAATATTTACCAACCAGTAGAGGGTTTGATACTTATATTGGGCATAGGGGTGGCTACATAGATTATTATGAATACACTGTTACAGAAGTT TGGGAAGACGGTCCAGTTTCAGGACTAGCGTTGTTCAGGAATCTTACTGCTGCTTGGGACGTTGAAGGTTACATTACTGATGTATACACAGAGGAAGCTGTTAAAG TTATTGATGATCACGATTCATCCAATCCTCTATTCCTGATGGTTACCCACAACGCTCCTCATGCTGGCGGTGATACCGTTGTACTGCAGGCACCACCAGAAGTAGTCAGAGAGTTGAGGTACATCGAGTCACCCGACAGAAGAATGTATGCTG cCATGGTGAAGAAACTCGATGATAGCGTCGGCGATATCGTTAAAGCCTTACAAGATAAAGGAATTTTAGAAAACACGATTATTGTGTTCGCTGCCGACAATGGAGGTATGACGACTGGACTTTTCGCAAATTATGCTTCAAACTATCCATTGAGAGGAATTAAAATGTCACCATACGAGGGTGGCGTGAGAGTTGTCGGGCTACTGTGGAGTGCAAACTTGAACAACACAAATCATTATTGGGATGGATACATGCACGTCACGGATTGGCTACCAACTTTATTAAGTGCTGCGGGCGTAGAACCACCTACAGACATCGATGGAGTTGACCAATGGGAAAGTATCAATTCTAATTCAGCGTCGCAAAGGAAAACGATGGTCGAAATCGATGATTACACAGGATACGCATCAATAACGTATGGAGACTATAAAATGATAACTGGTGAACCCATTCAAAGCCACAGTGAATATTTGGGCGGTGATCTCAGAGGCCTCATTGGCAGTCCGCCTTCATATATCGATACTATTGCTGACAGCAAAGTATTTGGTGCACTTCACTCAATCGGTCGAACTTTCGATATGGACTTCTTGAGTTTGAGGAATAAGACGATAATCAATTGCGATGCATCTGCTACTTCTATATGTTATCCTAGTAACG ATACGGTATGTCTCTTCAATATAATAGAGGATCCATGTGAAACAACAGATCTGTCCTCAACTTACCCAGAATTGGTTACAACCATGCAAGCACTACTggatattgaaatgtcaaagaGGATTCCTAGAATTGCACCGGCTTCTATCGACCGCATGTCTGCGCCTAGTTTGCACAACTACACATGGGATACTTGGATTAATTAA